A section of the Procambarus clarkii isolate CNS0578487 chromosome 38, FALCON_Pclarkii_2.0, whole genome shotgun sequence genome encodes:
- the LOC123771891 gene encoding uncharacterized protein isoform X5 — protein MSESSSTDSRSISSLPDNTQQSYLVQESSGAALSTPRPQPQQSVPSSLNIKPSSPNMEHQPQSTLPTEEASPTENSSTILTSELSSGQVSSTSSSEQSSPTASTPEEPQLAEEPSPSQESPPGQPPTSGQAPPQQENANAGNNAQNRNNAQNRPNNNNNGGLANVRERLFQALFFRLAVAYARAFPQPMRRLIEFTVLLKALTTLFLLVYIHLAFTRAPITCLDHIRDDWPREGILRVEVIRNPSEDYTVEQSYEKEERLQQRQLEFLGALSSDIDIVLFSRLFGGGDPVVTDGDGSVTEMHPHAESEAGVDESADLRTSEESSPEQLVTMSQDLIGDTANHAQVEYEPPEDKVIADLTNAAHAESDMFTAESDMFTANHTEEDLMATVHDDSPLPKKEPLEMLAKAVWPEDEYIVEYSLEYGFLRLSPATRQRLNIPVKIVTLDPMKDACFGDSLSRFILDEFLGYDDILMGSIKSLAEKEENKGYLRRNVVTGEHYRFVSMWMGGSNYLAAAFVMVVFTLSVSMLLRYSHHQIFLFIVDLLQMLELNVAITFPAAPMLTVILALVGMEAIMSEFFNDTSTAFYIIVLVWVCDQYEAICCHTAITRRHWLRFFYLYHFAFYAYHYRFNGQYSWLALMTSWLFILHSMLYFFHHYELPAILQQAQIQQLGRVHTVNIVLRNVPNNNNNNNNQNGTNAANPGAGENTAAGVGDNANARATGTRNDGVQRPNIPPMVNLVFRNMTGGLANNRNGNASLSFVFRNVRNIMQNLQQNTATSTSTSGSTTTTATTSIPSSSPNNVSTTTSSSTYSSGPNHDGVSSTTTATSTVLGTQSASVNPVSSATGATPLSPQLPETTQYDSTSSFSSSSFTSSLLTSSPFTSSIRVTPVTSSIEVTPISSSRQLNITTSSETIDNNASDSTSSKRTCSTSVTPDLVSSCKNSFPFETSPDSSQETSSGKDKQCNSNTSPDDTVHKEGIRYKAIPVAADERESNNHPCCEGLQEFSSDCGMTDDTGSVLGDTSGIRKSVGASGILIKADKMTCSSTTTVDHPITRNSELTNDDCQAVEGGNSSDVIVEHLQSGPDVRHCITSDRHCHHRPHLDSESSG, from the exons ATGTCTGAATCAAGTAGTACAGACTCTAGGTCCATATCCAGCCTCCCTGATAACACTCAGCAGTCATATCTAGTCCAAGAATCTTCAGGTGCTGCTCTCTCCACTCCTCGACCACAGCCTCAGCAATCAGTTCCATCTTCTTTAAACATTAAACCATCATCACCAAACATGGAGCACCAGCCACAGTCTACTTTACCTACTGAGGAAGCTTCCCCTACAGAAAATTCTTCAACAATCTTAACTTCGGAACTCTCATCTGGACAAGTTTCGTCCACTTCCAGTTCAGAGCAGTCTTCACCCACCGCTTCTACACCTGAAGAGCCACAGCTTGCAGAGGAACCTTCACCCTCTCAGGAATCTCCACCTGGACAGCCTCCCACCTCAGGGCAAGCCCCGCCGCAGCAAGAGAATGCTAATGCGGGAAACAATGCTCAGAATAGAAATAATGCACAAAATCGTCCGAATAATAACAACAATGGTGGCCTGGCCAATGTGAGAGAACGACTCTTTCAGGCACTCTTCTTCAGGTTGGCTGTTGCGTATGCTCGTGCTTTCCCACAACCAATGAGAAGATTGATTGAATTCACTGTTTTACTAAAG GCCTTGACAACTTTGTTCCTCTTGGTCTACATTCATCTTGCTTTCACTCGAGCGCCCATCACTTGCCTGGACCATATTCGTGATGATTGGCCCAGGGAAGGTATTTTACGGGTAGAAGTCATTAGGAATCCAA GTGAAGATTACACAGTGGAACAGAGTTACGAGAAGGAGGAGCGCTTGCAGCAGAGACAGCTAGAGTTTCTCGGTGCTCTTAGCTCTGATATCGATAT TGTGTTGTTTTCTAGGTTGTTTGGCGGAGGCGACCCTGTGGTCACCGATGGAGACGGCTCGGTGACAGAAATGCACCCACATGCTGAAtcagaggctggtgttgatgag AGTGCTGATCTTAGGACCTCTGAAGAATCCAGTCCTGAGCAACTTGTAACTATGTCACAGGACCTAATAGGAGACACAGCAAATCATG CTCAAGTAGAATACGAGCCACCCGAGGATAAAGTTATCGCTGACTTGACAAACGCTGCCCACGCCGAGTCAGACATGTTCACTGCCGAGTCAGACATGTTCACCGCCAACCATACTGAAGAAGACCTGATGGCTACCGTGCATGATGATTCCCCCTTGCCAAAAAAGGAGCCTTTGGAAATGCTTGCCAAAGCTG TAtggccagaggatgagtatattgTGGAATACTCACTTGAATACGGGTTCCTGCGACTCTCACCAGCCACACGACAGCGTCTCAATATTCCTGTCAAAATTGTTACTCTGGATCCTATGAAAGATGCTTGCTTTGGAGACTCGCTATCAAGATTTATTCTGGACGAATTTTTAGgttatgatgatatcctcatgggATCTATTAAGAGTTTGGCTGAAAAAGAAGAAAACAAAGGCTATCTTCG CAGAAATGTTGTTACTGGAGAGCACTATCGCTTCGTGAGCATGTGGATGGGAGGCAGCAATTATCTGGCGGCAgcgtttgtgatggtggtgttcacTCTGAGTGTATCCATGCTGCTGCGTTACTCGCACCACCAGATCTTCCTCTTCATTGTGGATCTTCTCCAGATGCTGGAACTCAATGTGGCTATCACCTTCCCTGCAGCACCCATGTTGACTGTGATTCTTGCACTTGTTG gtatgGAAGCCATCATGTCGGAGTTCTTCAATGACACCTCGACGGCATTCTACAttattgtgttggtgtgggtttgTGACCAGTACGaagccatctgctgccacacggcCATCACTCGCCGTCACTGGCTCCGCTTCTTCTATCTCTACCACTTTGCCTTTTATGCCTACCATTATCGATTCAATGGCCAG TACTCATGGTTGGCCCTTATGACCTCGTGGCTCTTCATACTG CACTCGATGCTCTACTTCTTCCACCATTATGAATTGCCAGCAATATTGCAGCAGGCTCAGATTCAGCAGCTTGGCCGTGTCCACACCGTTAATATTGTTCTCCGCAATGTTcccaataataacaacaataataataatcagaatGGTACAAATGCAGCCAACCCTGGTGCTGGTGAGAATACTGCTGCTGGAGTTGGAGATAATGCCAATGCAAGAGCAACTGGCACTAGAAATGATGGAGTACAACGGCCAAATATTCCTCCCATGGTTAATTTGGTGTTCCGAAATATGACAGGCGGTTTGGCAAACAACAGAAATGGAAATGCTTCACTAAGCTTTGTCTTTAGAAATGTAAGAAATATTATGCAGAATCTTCAACAGAACACTGCAACGTCAACTTCTACATCGGGTAGCACTACGACTACAGCAACTACATCCATTCCTAGTTCTAGTCCTAACAACGTGTCTACTACTACATCATCATCTACCTATAGTTCTGGCCCTAATCACGATGGAGTATCATCTACGACTACAGCCACATCAACTGTATTGGGAACACAGTCTGCTTCAGTAAATCCAGTATCCTCGGCTACTGGTGCTACCCCTCTCTCACCTCAACTTCCTGAAACAACACAGTATGATTCTACAAGCTCTTTTTCCTCATCATCCTTCACTTCATCATTGTTGACTTCGTCTCCATTTACAAGTTCCATTCGAGTGACTCCTGTTACAAGTTCAATTGAAGTTACTCCTATTTCATCTTCAAGACAGTTAAATATTACAACTTCTTCAGAAACAATAGATAATAATGCTTCAGATTCTACTAGCTCTAAAAGAACATGTAGCACATCGGTGACTCCAGACCTCGTCAGTTCGTGCAAAAATAGCTTTCCTTTTGAAACTTCACCCGATTCTTCACAAGAAACATCTTCAGGTAAAGACAAGCAGTGCAATTCAAATACATCGCCGGATGACACGGTGCATAAAGAAGGAATAAGGTATAAAGCTATTCCAGTAGCTGCAGATGAAAGAGAGAGCAATAATCACCCTTGTTGTGAGGGGCTACAAGAGTTTTCATCCGATTGTGGAATGACAGATGACACTGGCTCTGTACTCGGTGATACTTCTGGCATTAGAAAATCAGTTGGTGCAAGTGGCATTTTAATAAAGGCAGACAAAATGACGTGTAGCAGCACTACAACCGTGGATCATCCAATAACACGAAATTCGGAATTAACGAACGATGATTGCCAAGCAGTAGAGGGTGGCAACAGCAGTGATGTAATAGTAGAACATCTCCAATCAGGACCAGATGTCAGACATTGTATTACCTCTGACAGGCACTGTCACCACCGACCACATTTAGATAGTGAAAGCAGTGGTTAG
- the LOC123771891 gene encoding uncharacterized protein isoform X3 produces MSESSSTDSRSISSLPDNTQQSYLVQESSGAALSTPRPQPQQSVPSSLNIKPSSPNMEHQPQSTLPTEEASPTENSSTILTSELSSGQVSSTSSSEQSSPTASTPEEPQLAEEPSPSQESPPGQPPTSGQAPPQQENANAGNNAQNRNNAQNRPNNNNNGGLANVRERLFQALFFRLAVAYARAFPQPMRRLIEFTVLLKALTTLFLLVYIHLAFTRAPITCLDHIRDDWPREGILRVEVIRNPSEDYTVEQSYEKEERLQQRQLEFLGALSSDIDMLFGGGDPVVTDGDGSVTEMHPHAESEAGVDESADLRTSEESSPEQLVTMSQDLIGDTANHGLPEFEKRELGISNESSAQVEYEPPEDKVIADLTNAAHAESDMFTAESDMFTANHTEEDLMATVHDDSPLPKKEPLEMLAKAVWPEDEYIVEYSLEYGFLRLSPATRQRLNIPVKIVTLDPMKDACFGDSLSRFILDEFLGYDDILMGSIKSLAEKEENKGYLRRNVVTGEHYRFVSMWMGGSNYLAAAFVMVVFTLSVSMLLRYSHHQIFLFIVDLLQMLELNVAITFPAAPMLTVILALVGMEAIMSEFFNDTSTAFYIIVLVWVCDQYEAICCHTAITRRHWLRFFYLYHFAFYAYHYRFNGQYSWLALMTSWLFILHSMLYFFHHYELPAILQQAQIQQLGRVHTVNIVLRNVPNNNNNNNNQNGTNAANPGAGENTAAGVGDNANARATGTRNDGVQRPNIPPMVNLVFRNMTGGLANNRNGNASLSFVFRNVRNIMQNLQQNTATSTSTSGSTTTTATTSIPSSSPNNVSTTTSSSTYSSGPNHDGVSSTTTATSTVLGTQSASVNPVSSATGATPLSPQLPETTQYDSTSSFSSSSFTSSLLTSSPFTSSIRVTPVTSSIEVTPISSSRQLNITTSSETIDNNASDSTSSKRTCSTSVTPDLVSSCKNSFPFETSPDSSQETSSGKDKQCNSNTSPDDTVHKEGIRYKAIPVAADERESNNHPCCEGLQEFSSDCGMTDDTGSVLGDTSGIRKSVGASGILIKADKMTCSSTTTVDHPITRNSELTNDDCQAVEGGNSSDVIVEHLQSGPDVRHCITSDRHCHHRPHLDSESSG; encoded by the exons ATGTCTGAATCAAGTAGTACAGACTCTAGGTCCATATCCAGCCTCCCTGATAACACTCAGCAGTCATATCTAGTCCAAGAATCTTCAGGTGCTGCTCTCTCCACTCCTCGACCACAGCCTCAGCAATCAGTTCCATCTTCTTTAAACATTAAACCATCATCACCAAACATGGAGCACCAGCCACAGTCTACTTTACCTACTGAGGAAGCTTCCCCTACAGAAAATTCTTCAACAATCTTAACTTCGGAACTCTCATCTGGACAAGTTTCGTCCACTTCCAGTTCAGAGCAGTCTTCACCCACCGCTTCTACACCTGAAGAGCCACAGCTTGCAGAGGAACCTTCACCCTCTCAGGAATCTCCACCTGGACAGCCTCCCACCTCAGGGCAAGCCCCGCCGCAGCAAGAGAATGCTAATGCGGGAAACAATGCTCAGAATAGAAATAATGCACAAAATCGTCCGAATAATAACAACAATGGTGGCCTGGCCAATGTGAGAGAACGACTCTTTCAGGCACTCTTCTTCAGGTTGGCTGTTGCGTATGCTCGTGCTTTCCCACAACCAATGAGAAGATTGATTGAATTCACTGTTTTACTAAAG GCCTTGACAACTTTGTTCCTCTTGGTCTACATTCATCTTGCTTTCACTCGAGCGCCCATCACTTGCCTGGACCATATTCGTGATGATTGGCCCAGGGAAGGTATTTTACGGGTAGAAGTCATTAGGAATCCAA GTGAAGATTACACAGTGGAACAGAGTTACGAGAAGGAGGAGCGCTTGCAGCAGAGACAGCTAGAGTTTCTCGGTGCTCTTAGCTCTGATATCGATAT GTTGTTTGGCGGAGGCGACCCTGTGGTCACCGATGGAGACGGCTCGGTGACAGAAATGCACCCACATGCTGAAtcagaggctggtgttgatgag AGTGCTGATCTTAGGACCTCTGAAGAATCCAGTCCTGAGCAACTTGTAACTATGTCACAGGACCTAATAGGAGACACAGCAAATCATG GCTTACCCGAGTTCGAAAAACGAGAATTAGGAATATCAAATGAATCTTCTG CTCAAGTAGAATACGAGCCACCCGAGGATAAAGTTATCGCTGACTTGACAAACGCTGCCCACGCCGAGTCAGACATGTTCACTGCCGAGTCAGACATGTTCACCGCCAACCATACTGAAGAAGACCTGATGGCTACCGTGCATGATGATTCCCCCTTGCCAAAAAAGGAGCCTTTGGAAATGCTTGCCAAAGCTG TAtggccagaggatgagtatattgTGGAATACTCACTTGAATACGGGTTCCTGCGACTCTCACCAGCCACACGACAGCGTCTCAATATTCCTGTCAAAATTGTTACTCTGGATCCTATGAAAGATGCTTGCTTTGGAGACTCGCTATCAAGATTTATTCTGGACGAATTTTTAGgttatgatgatatcctcatgggATCTATTAAGAGTTTGGCTGAAAAAGAAGAAAACAAAGGCTATCTTCG CAGAAATGTTGTTACTGGAGAGCACTATCGCTTCGTGAGCATGTGGATGGGAGGCAGCAATTATCTGGCGGCAgcgtttgtgatggtggtgttcacTCTGAGTGTATCCATGCTGCTGCGTTACTCGCACCACCAGATCTTCCTCTTCATTGTGGATCTTCTCCAGATGCTGGAACTCAATGTGGCTATCACCTTCCCTGCAGCACCCATGTTGACTGTGATTCTTGCACTTGTTG gtatgGAAGCCATCATGTCGGAGTTCTTCAATGACACCTCGACGGCATTCTACAttattgtgttggtgtgggtttgTGACCAGTACGaagccatctgctgccacacggcCATCACTCGCCGTCACTGGCTCCGCTTCTTCTATCTCTACCACTTTGCCTTTTATGCCTACCATTATCGATTCAATGGCCAG TACTCATGGTTGGCCCTTATGACCTCGTGGCTCTTCATACTG CACTCGATGCTCTACTTCTTCCACCATTATGAATTGCCAGCAATATTGCAGCAGGCTCAGATTCAGCAGCTTGGCCGTGTCCACACCGTTAATATTGTTCTCCGCAATGTTcccaataataacaacaataataataatcagaatGGTACAAATGCAGCCAACCCTGGTGCTGGTGAGAATACTGCTGCTGGAGTTGGAGATAATGCCAATGCAAGAGCAACTGGCACTAGAAATGATGGAGTACAACGGCCAAATATTCCTCCCATGGTTAATTTGGTGTTCCGAAATATGACAGGCGGTTTGGCAAACAACAGAAATGGAAATGCTTCACTAAGCTTTGTCTTTAGAAATGTAAGAAATATTATGCAGAATCTTCAACAGAACACTGCAACGTCAACTTCTACATCGGGTAGCACTACGACTACAGCAACTACATCCATTCCTAGTTCTAGTCCTAACAACGTGTCTACTACTACATCATCATCTACCTATAGTTCTGGCCCTAATCACGATGGAGTATCATCTACGACTACAGCCACATCAACTGTATTGGGAACACAGTCTGCTTCAGTAAATCCAGTATCCTCGGCTACTGGTGCTACCCCTCTCTCACCTCAACTTCCTGAAACAACACAGTATGATTCTACAAGCTCTTTTTCCTCATCATCCTTCACTTCATCATTGTTGACTTCGTCTCCATTTACAAGTTCCATTCGAGTGACTCCTGTTACAAGTTCAATTGAAGTTACTCCTATTTCATCTTCAAGACAGTTAAATATTACAACTTCTTCAGAAACAATAGATAATAATGCTTCAGATTCTACTAGCTCTAAAAGAACATGTAGCACATCGGTGACTCCAGACCTCGTCAGTTCGTGCAAAAATAGCTTTCCTTTTGAAACTTCACCCGATTCTTCACAAGAAACATCTTCAGGTAAAGACAAGCAGTGCAATTCAAATACATCGCCGGATGACACGGTGCATAAAGAAGGAATAAGGTATAAAGCTATTCCAGTAGCTGCAGATGAAAGAGAGAGCAATAATCACCCTTGTTGTGAGGGGCTACAAGAGTTTTCATCCGATTGTGGAATGACAGATGACACTGGCTCTGTACTCGGTGATACTTCTGGCATTAGAAAATCAGTTGGTGCAAGTGGCATTTTAATAAAGGCAGACAAAATGACGTGTAGCAGCACTACAACCGTGGATCATCCAATAACACGAAATTCGGAATTAACGAACGATGATTGCCAAGCAGTAGAGGGTGGCAACAGCAGTGATGTAATAGTAGAACATCTCCAATCAGGACCAGATGTCAGACATTGTATTACCTCTGACAGGCACTGTCACCACCGACCACATTTAGATAGTGAAAGCAGTGGTTAG